From one Papio anubis isolate 15944 chromosome 12, Panubis1.0, whole genome shotgun sequence genomic stretch:
- the SF3B2 gene encoding splicing factor 3B subunit 2 isoform X4, with translation MATEHPEPPKAELQLPPPPPPGHYGAWAAQELQAKLAEIGAPIQGNREELVERLQTYTRQTGIVLNRPVLRGEDGDKAAPPPMSAQLPGIPMPPPPLGLPPLQPPPPPPPPPPGLGLGFPMAHPPNLGPPPPLRVGEPVALSEEERLKLAQQQAALLMQQEERAKQGDHSLKEHELLEQQKRAAVLLEQERQQEIAKMGTPVPRPPQDMGQIGVRTPLGPRAAPVGPVGPTPTVLPMGAPVPRPRGPPPPPGDENREMDDPSVGPKIPQALEKILQLKESRQEEMNSQQEEEEMETDARSSLGQSASETEEDTVSVSKKEKNRKRRNRKKKKKPQRVRGVSSESSGDREKDSTRSRGSDSPAADVEIEYVTEEPEIYEPNFIFFKRIFEAFKLTDDVKKEKEKEPEKLDKLENSAAPKKKGFEEEHKDSDDDSSDDEQEKKPEAPKLSKKKLRRMNRFTVAELKQLVARPDVVEMHDVTAQDPKLLVHLKATRNSVPVPRHWCFKRKYLQGKRGIEKPPFELPDFIKRTGIQEMREALQEKEEQKTMKSKMREKVRPKMGKIDIDYQKLHDGFFKWQTKPKLTIHGDLYYEGKEFETRLKEKKPGDLSDELRISLGMPVGPNAHKVPPPWLIAMQRYGPPPSYPNLKIPGLNSPIPESCSFGYHAGGWGKPPVDETGKPLYGDVFGTNAAEFQTKTEEEEIDRTPWGELEPSDEESSEEEEEEESDEDKPDETGFITPADSGLITPGGFSSVPAGMETPELIELRKKKIEEAMDGSETPQLFTVLPEKRTATVGGAMMGSTHIYDMSTVMSRKGPAPELQGVEVALAPEELELDPMAMTQKYEEHVREQQAQVEKEDFSDMVAEHAAKQKQKKRKAQPQDSRGGSKKYKEFKF, from the exons ATGGCGACCGAGCATCCCGAGCCTCCCAAAGCGGAATTGCagctgccgccgccgccacctCCAGGCCACTATGGCGCCTGGGCTGCCCAGGAGCTTCAGGCCAAGTTGGCAGAGATCGGAGCTCCGATCCAGG GTAATCGCGAGGAGCTGGTGGAGCGGCTGCAGACCTACACGCGCCAG ACTGGCATCGTGCTGAATCGGCCGGTTTTGAGAGGGGAAGATGGGGACAAAGCCGCTCCACCTCCCATGTCAGCGCAG CTCCCTGGAATTCCCATGCCACCACCACCTTTGGGACTCCCCCCTTTGCAGCCTCCTCCGcctcccccaccacctccaccaggCCTTGGCCTTGGCTTTCCTATGGCCCACCCACCAAATTTGGGGCCCCCGCCTCCTCTCCGTGTGGGTGAGCCAGTGGCACTGTCAGAGGAGGAGCGGCTGAAGTTGGCTCAGCAGCAGGCGGCATTGCTGATGCAGCAGGAGGAACGTGCCAAGCAG gGAGATCATTCGCTGAAGGAACATGAGCTCTTGGAGCAGCAGAAGCGG GCAGCTGTGTTATTGGAGCAGGAACGACAGCAGGAGATTGCCAAGATGGGCACCCCAGTCCCTCGGCCCCCACAAGACATGGGCCAGATTGGTGTGCGCACTCCTCTGGGTCCTCGAG CTGCTCCAGTGGGCCCAGTGGGCCCCACTCCTACAGTTTTGCCCATGGGAGCCCCTGTTCCCCGGCCTCGTGGTCCCCCACCGCCCCCCGGAGATGAGAACAGAGAG ATGGATGACCCCTCTGTGGGCCCCAAGATCCCACAGGCTTTGGAGAAGATCCTGCAGCTGAAGGAGAGCCGCCAGGAAGAGATGAACTCTCAGCAGG aggaagaggaaatggaaacAGATGCTCGCTCATCCCTGGGCCAGTCAGCGTCAGAGACTGAGGAGGACACAGTGTCCGTATCTAAAAAGGAG AAAAACCGTAAGCGCAGGAAccgaaagaagaagaaaaagccccAGCGGGTGCGAGGGGTGTCCTCTGAGAGCTCTGGGGACCGGGAGAAAGACTCAACCCGATCCCGTGGCTCTGACTCCCCAGCAGCTGATGTTGAGATTGAGTATGTGACTGAAGAACCTGAAATTTACGAGCCCAACTTTATCTTCTTTAAGAGGATCTTTGAGGCTTTTAAG CTCACTGATGAtgtgaagaaggagaaggagaaggagccaGAGAAACTTGACAAATTGGAGAACTCTGCAGCCCCCAAGAAGAAGGGATTTGAAGAGGAGCACAAGGACAGTGATGATGAcagcagtgatgatgagcag GAAAAGAAGCCAGAAGCCCCCAAGCTGTCCAAGAAGAAGTTGCGCCGAATGAACCGCTTCACTGTGGCTGAACTCAAGCAG CTGGTGGCACGGCCCGATGTTGTGGAGATGCACGATGTGACAGCGCAGGACCCTAAGCTCTTGGTTCACCTCAAGGCCACTCGGAACTCCGTGCCTGTGCCACGCCACTGGTGTTTTAAGCGCAAGTACCTGCAGGGCAAACGGGGTATTGAGAAGCCCCCCTTCGAGCTGCCAGACTTCATCAAACGCACAGGCATCCAGGAGATGCGAGAGGCCCTGCAGGAGAAG GAAGAACAGAAGACCATGAAGTCAAAAATGCGAGAGAAAGTTCGGCCTAAGATGGGCAAAATTGACATCGACTACCAGAAACTGCATGATGGCTTCTTCAAGTGGCAGACCAAGCCAAAGCTGACCATCCATGGGGACCTGTACTATGAG GGGAAGGAGTTCGAGACACGACTGAAGGAGAAGAAGCCAGGAGATCTGTCTGATGAGCTAAGGATTTCCTTGGGGATGCCAGTAGGACCA AATGcccacaaggtccctcccccGTGGCTGATTGCCATGCAGCGATACGGACCACCCCCATCGTATCCCAACCTGAAAATCCCTGGGCTGAACTCGCCCATCCCTGAG AGCTGTTCCTTTGGGTACCATGCTGGTGGCTGGGGCAAACCTCCAGTGGATGAGACTGGGAAACCGCTCTATGGGGACGTGTTTGGAACCAATGCTGCTGAATTTCAG ACCAAGACTGAGGAGGAAGAGATTGATCGGACCCCTTGGGGGGAACTGGAACCATCTGATGAAGAATCctcagaagaagaggaagaggaagaaagtgaTGAAGACAAACCAGATGAGACAGGCTTTATTACCCCTGCAGACAG TGGCCTCATCACTCCTGGAGGCTTCTCATCAGTGCCTGCTGGAATGGAGACCCCTGAACTCATTGAGCTGAGGAAGAAGAAGATCGAGGAGGCGATGGATGG AAGTGAGACACCTCAGCTCTTCACCGTGTTGCCAGAGAAGAGAACAGCCACTGTTGGGGGAGCCATGATGGGATCAACCCACATTTATGACATGTCCACG GTTATGAGCCGGAAGGGCCCAGCTCCTGAACTGCAAGGTGTGGAAGTGGCGCTGGCGCCTGAGGAGTTGGAGCTTGATCCTATGGCCATGACCCAGAAGTATGAGGAGCATGTGCGGGAGCAGCAGGCTCAAGTAGAGAAGGAGGACTTCAGCGACATGGTGGCTGAGCATGCTGCCAAACAGAAG caaaagaaacggaAAGCTCAGCCCCAGGACAGCCGTGGGGGCAGCAAGAAATACAAAGAGTTCAAGTTTTAG
- the SF3B2 gene encoding splicing factor 3B subunit 2 isoform X3, producing MATEHPEPPKAELQLPPPPPPGHYGAWAAQELQAKLAEIGAPIQGNREELVERLQTYTRQTGIVLNRPVLRGEDGDKAAPPPMSAQLPGIPMPPPPLGLPPLQPPPPPPPPPPGLGLGFPMAHPPNLGPPPPLRVGEPVALSEEERLKLAQQQAALLMQQEERAKQGDHSLKEHELLEQQKRAAVLLEQERQQEIAKMGTPVPRPPQDMGQIGVRTPLGPRVAAPVGPVGPTPTVLPMGAPVPRPRGPPPPPGDENREMDDPSVGPKIPQALEKILQLKESRQEEMNSQQEEEEMETDARSSLGQSASETEEDTVSVSKKEKNRKRRNRKKKKKPQRVRGVSSESSGDREKDSTRSRGSDSPAADVEIEYVTEEPEIYEPNFIFFKRIFEAFKLTDDVKKEKEKEPEKLDKLENSAAPKKKGFEEEHKDSDDDSSDDEQEKKPEAPKLSKKKLRRMNRFTVAELKQLVARPDVVEMHDVTAQDPKLLVHLKATRNSVPVPRHWCFKRKYLQGKRGIEKPPFELPDFIKRTGIQEMREALQEKEEQKTMKSKMREKVRPKMGKIDIDYQKLHDGFFKWQTKPKLTIHGDLYYEGKEFETRLKEKKPGDLSDELRISLGMPVGPNAHKVPPPWLIAMQRYGPPPSYPNLKIPGLNSPIPESCSFGYHAGGWGKPPVDETGKPLYGDVFGTNAAEFQTKTEEEEIDRTPWGELEPSDEESSEEEEEEESDEDKPDETGFITPADSGLITPGGFSSVPAGMETPELIELRKKKIEEAMDGSETPQLFTVLPEKRTATVGGAMMGSTHIYDMSTVMSRKGPAPELQGVEVALAPEELELDPMAMTQKYEEHVREQQAQVEKEDFSDMVAEHAAKQKQKKRKAQPQDSRGGSKKYKEFKF from the exons ATGGCGACCGAGCATCCCGAGCCTCCCAAAGCGGAATTGCagctgccgccgccgccacctCCAGGCCACTATGGCGCCTGGGCTGCCCAGGAGCTTCAGGCCAAGTTGGCAGAGATCGGAGCTCCGATCCAGG GTAATCGCGAGGAGCTGGTGGAGCGGCTGCAGACCTACACGCGCCAG ACTGGCATCGTGCTGAATCGGCCGGTTTTGAGAGGGGAAGATGGGGACAAAGCCGCTCCACCTCCCATGTCAGCGCAG CTCCCTGGAATTCCCATGCCACCACCACCTTTGGGACTCCCCCCTTTGCAGCCTCCTCCGcctcccccaccacctccaccaggCCTTGGCCTTGGCTTTCCTATGGCCCACCCACCAAATTTGGGGCCCCCGCCTCCTCTCCGTGTGGGTGAGCCAGTGGCACTGTCAGAGGAGGAGCGGCTGAAGTTGGCTCAGCAGCAGGCGGCATTGCTGATGCAGCAGGAGGAACGTGCCAAGCAG gGAGATCATTCGCTGAAGGAACATGAGCTCTTGGAGCAGCAGAAGCGG GCAGCTGTGTTATTGGAGCAGGAACGACAGCAGGAGATTGCCAAGATGGGCACCCCAGTCCCTCGGCCCCCACAAGACATGGGCCAGATTGGTGTGCGCACTCCTCTGGGTCCTCGAG TAGCTGCTCCAGTGGGCCCAGTGGGCCCCACTCCTACAGTTTTGCCCATGGGAGCCCCTGTTCCCCGGCCTCGTGGTCCCCCACCGCCCCCCGGAGATGAGAACAGAGAG ATGGATGACCCCTCTGTGGGCCCCAAGATCCCACAGGCTTTGGAGAAGATCCTGCAGCTGAAGGAGAGCCGCCAGGAAGAGATGAACTCTCAGCAGG aggaagaggaaatggaaacAGATGCTCGCTCATCCCTGGGCCAGTCAGCGTCAGAGACTGAGGAGGACACAGTGTCCGTATCTAAAAAGGAG AAAAACCGTAAGCGCAGGAAccgaaagaagaagaaaaagccccAGCGGGTGCGAGGGGTGTCCTCTGAGAGCTCTGGGGACCGGGAGAAAGACTCAACCCGATCCCGTGGCTCTGACTCCCCAGCAGCTGATGTTGAGATTGAGTATGTGACTGAAGAACCTGAAATTTACGAGCCCAACTTTATCTTCTTTAAGAGGATCTTTGAGGCTTTTAAG CTCACTGATGAtgtgaagaaggagaaggagaaggagccaGAGAAACTTGACAAATTGGAGAACTCTGCAGCCCCCAAGAAGAAGGGATTTGAAGAGGAGCACAAGGACAGTGATGATGAcagcagtgatgatgagcag GAAAAGAAGCCAGAAGCCCCCAAGCTGTCCAAGAAGAAGTTGCGCCGAATGAACCGCTTCACTGTGGCTGAACTCAAGCAG CTGGTGGCACGGCCCGATGTTGTGGAGATGCACGATGTGACAGCGCAGGACCCTAAGCTCTTGGTTCACCTCAAGGCCACTCGGAACTCCGTGCCTGTGCCACGCCACTGGTGTTTTAAGCGCAAGTACCTGCAGGGCAAACGGGGTATTGAGAAGCCCCCCTTCGAGCTGCCAGACTTCATCAAACGCACAGGCATCCAGGAGATGCGAGAGGCCCTGCAGGAGAAG GAAGAACAGAAGACCATGAAGTCAAAAATGCGAGAGAAAGTTCGGCCTAAGATGGGCAAAATTGACATCGACTACCAGAAACTGCATGATGGCTTCTTCAAGTGGCAGACCAAGCCAAAGCTGACCATCCATGGGGACCTGTACTATGAG GGGAAGGAGTTCGAGACACGACTGAAGGAGAAGAAGCCAGGAGATCTGTCTGATGAGCTAAGGATTTCCTTGGGGATGCCAGTAGGACCA AATGcccacaaggtccctcccccGTGGCTGATTGCCATGCAGCGATACGGACCACCCCCATCGTATCCCAACCTGAAAATCCCTGGGCTGAACTCGCCCATCCCTGAG AGCTGTTCCTTTGGGTACCATGCTGGTGGCTGGGGCAAACCTCCAGTGGATGAGACTGGGAAACCGCTCTATGGGGACGTGTTTGGAACCAATGCTGCTGAATTTCAG ACCAAGACTGAGGAGGAAGAGATTGATCGGACCCCTTGGGGGGAACTGGAACCATCTGATGAAGAATCctcagaagaagaggaagaggaagaaagtgaTGAAGACAAACCAGATGAGACAGGCTTTATTACCCCTGCAGACAG TGGCCTCATCACTCCTGGAGGCTTCTCATCAGTGCCTGCTGGAATGGAGACCCCTGAACTCATTGAGCTGAGGAAGAAGAAGATCGAGGAGGCGATGGATGG AAGTGAGACACCTCAGCTCTTCACCGTGTTGCCAGAGAAGAGAACAGCCACTGTTGGGGGAGCCATGATGGGATCAACCCACATTTATGACATGTCCACG GTTATGAGCCGGAAGGGCCCAGCTCCTGAACTGCAAGGTGTGGAAGTGGCGCTGGCGCCTGAGGAGTTGGAGCTTGATCCTATGGCCATGACCCAGAAGTATGAGGAGCATGTGCGGGAGCAGCAGGCTCAAGTAGAGAAGGAGGACTTCAGCGACATGGTGGCTGAGCATGCTGCCAAACAGAAG caaaagaaacggaAAGCTCAGCCCCAGGACAGCCGTGGGGGCAGCAAGAAATACAAAGAGTTCAAGTTTTAG
- the SF3B2 gene encoding splicing factor 3B subunit 2 isoform X2 → MATEHPEPPKAELQLPPPPPPGHYGAWAAQELQAKLAEIGAPIQGNREELVERLQTYTRQTGIVLNRPVLRGEDGDKAAPPPMSAQLPGIPMPPPPLGLPPLQPPPPPPPPPPGLGLGFPMAHPPNLGPPPPLRVGEPVALSEEERLKLAQQQAALLMQQEERAKQQGDHSLKEHELLEQQKRAAVLLEQERQQEIAKMGTPVPRPPQDMGQIGVRTPLGPRAAPVGPVGPTPTVLPMGAPVPRPRGPPPPPGDENREMDDPSVGPKIPQALEKILQLKESRQEEMNSQQEEEEMETDARSSLGQSASETEEDTVSVSKKEKNRKRRNRKKKKKPQRVRGVSSESSGDREKDSTRSRGSDSPAADVEIEYVTEEPEIYEPNFIFFKRIFEAFKLTDDVKKEKEKEPEKLDKLENSAAPKKKGFEEEHKDSDDDSSDDEQEKKPEAPKLSKKKLRRMNRFTVAELKQLVARPDVVEMHDVTAQDPKLLVHLKATRNSVPVPRHWCFKRKYLQGKRGIEKPPFELPDFIKRTGIQEMREALQEKEEQKTMKSKMREKVRPKMGKIDIDYQKLHDGFFKWQTKPKLTIHGDLYYEGKEFETRLKEKKPGDLSDELRISLGMPVGPNAHKVPPPWLIAMQRYGPPPSYPNLKIPGLNSPIPESCSFGYHAGGWGKPPVDETGKPLYGDVFGTNAAEFQTKTEEEEIDRTPWGELEPSDEESSEEEEEEESDEDKPDETGFITPADSGLITPGGFSSVPAGMETPELIELRKKKIEEAMDGSETPQLFTVLPEKRTATVGGAMMGSTHIYDMSTVMSRKGPAPELQGVEVALAPEELELDPMAMTQKYEEHVREQQAQVEKEDFSDMVAEHAAKQKQKKRKAQPQDSRGGSKKYKEFKF, encoded by the exons ATGGCGACCGAGCATCCCGAGCCTCCCAAAGCGGAATTGCagctgccgccgccgccacctCCAGGCCACTATGGCGCCTGGGCTGCCCAGGAGCTTCAGGCCAAGTTGGCAGAGATCGGAGCTCCGATCCAGG GTAATCGCGAGGAGCTGGTGGAGCGGCTGCAGACCTACACGCGCCAG ACTGGCATCGTGCTGAATCGGCCGGTTTTGAGAGGGGAAGATGGGGACAAAGCCGCTCCACCTCCCATGTCAGCGCAG CTCCCTGGAATTCCCATGCCACCACCACCTTTGGGACTCCCCCCTTTGCAGCCTCCTCCGcctcccccaccacctccaccaggCCTTGGCCTTGGCTTTCCTATGGCCCACCCACCAAATTTGGGGCCCCCGCCTCCTCTCCGTGTGGGTGAGCCAGTGGCACTGTCAGAGGAGGAGCGGCTGAAGTTGGCTCAGCAGCAGGCGGCATTGCTGATGCAGCAGGAGGAACGTGCCAAGCAG caggGAGATCATTCGCTGAAGGAACATGAGCTCTTGGAGCAGCAGAAGCGG GCAGCTGTGTTATTGGAGCAGGAACGACAGCAGGAGATTGCCAAGATGGGCACCCCAGTCCCTCGGCCCCCACAAGACATGGGCCAGATTGGTGTGCGCACTCCTCTGGGTCCTCGAG CTGCTCCAGTGGGCCCAGTGGGCCCCACTCCTACAGTTTTGCCCATGGGAGCCCCTGTTCCCCGGCCTCGTGGTCCCCCACCGCCCCCCGGAGATGAGAACAGAGAG ATGGATGACCCCTCTGTGGGCCCCAAGATCCCACAGGCTTTGGAGAAGATCCTGCAGCTGAAGGAGAGCCGCCAGGAAGAGATGAACTCTCAGCAGG aggaagaggaaatggaaacAGATGCTCGCTCATCCCTGGGCCAGTCAGCGTCAGAGACTGAGGAGGACACAGTGTCCGTATCTAAAAAGGAG AAAAACCGTAAGCGCAGGAAccgaaagaagaagaaaaagccccAGCGGGTGCGAGGGGTGTCCTCTGAGAGCTCTGGGGACCGGGAGAAAGACTCAACCCGATCCCGTGGCTCTGACTCCCCAGCAGCTGATGTTGAGATTGAGTATGTGACTGAAGAACCTGAAATTTACGAGCCCAACTTTATCTTCTTTAAGAGGATCTTTGAGGCTTTTAAG CTCACTGATGAtgtgaagaaggagaaggagaaggagccaGAGAAACTTGACAAATTGGAGAACTCTGCAGCCCCCAAGAAGAAGGGATTTGAAGAGGAGCACAAGGACAGTGATGATGAcagcagtgatgatgagcag GAAAAGAAGCCAGAAGCCCCCAAGCTGTCCAAGAAGAAGTTGCGCCGAATGAACCGCTTCACTGTGGCTGAACTCAAGCAG CTGGTGGCACGGCCCGATGTTGTGGAGATGCACGATGTGACAGCGCAGGACCCTAAGCTCTTGGTTCACCTCAAGGCCACTCGGAACTCCGTGCCTGTGCCACGCCACTGGTGTTTTAAGCGCAAGTACCTGCAGGGCAAACGGGGTATTGAGAAGCCCCCCTTCGAGCTGCCAGACTTCATCAAACGCACAGGCATCCAGGAGATGCGAGAGGCCCTGCAGGAGAAG GAAGAACAGAAGACCATGAAGTCAAAAATGCGAGAGAAAGTTCGGCCTAAGATGGGCAAAATTGACATCGACTACCAGAAACTGCATGATGGCTTCTTCAAGTGGCAGACCAAGCCAAAGCTGACCATCCATGGGGACCTGTACTATGAG GGGAAGGAGTTCGAGACACGACTGAAGGAGAAGAAGCCAGGAGATCTGTCTGATGAGCTAAGGATTTCCTTGGGGATGCCAGTAGGACCA AATGcccacaaggtccctcccccGTGGCTGATTGCCATGCAGCGATACGGACCACCCCCATCGTATCCCAACCTGAAAATCCCTGGGCTGAACTCGCCCATCCCTGAG AGCTGTTCCTTTGGGTACCATGCTGGTGGCTGGGGCAAACCTCCAGTGGATGAGACTGGGAAACCGCTCTATGGGGACGTGTTTGGAACCAATGCTGCTGAATTTCAG ACCAAGACTGAGGAGGAAGAGATTGATCGGACCCCTTGGGGGGAACTGGAACCATCTGATGAAGAATCctcagaagaagaggaagaggaagaaagtgaTGAAGACAAACCAGATGAGACAGGCTTTATTACCCCTGCAGACAG TGGCCTCATCACTCCTGGAGGCTTCTCATCAGTGCCTGCTGGAATGGAGACCCCTGAACTCATTGAGCTGAGGAAGAAGAAGATCGAGGAGGCGATGGATGG AAGTGAGACACCTCAGCTCTTCACCGTGTTGCCAGAGAAGAGAACAGCCACTGTTGGGGGAGCCATGATGGGATCAACCCACATTTATGACATGTCCACG GTTATGAGCCGGAAGGGCCCAGCTCCTGAACTGCAAGGTGTGGAAGTGGCGCTGGCGCCTGAGGAGTTGGAGCTTGATCCTATGGCCATGACCCAGAAGTATGAGGAGCATGTGCGGGAGCAGCAGGCTCAAGTAGAGAAGGAGGACTTCAGCGACATGGTGGCTGAGCATGCTGCCAAACAGAAG caaaagaaacggaAAGCTCAGCCCCAGGACAGCCGTGGGGGCAGCAAGAAATACAAAGAGTTCAAGTTTTAG
- the SF3B2 gene encoding splicing factor 3B subunit 2 isoform X1, with product MATEHPEPPKAELQLPPPPPPGHYGAWAAQELQAKLAEIGAPIQGNREELVERLQTYTRQTGIVLNRPVLRGEDGDKAAPPPMSAQLPGIPMPPPPLGLPPLQPPPPPPPPPPGLGLGFPMAHPPNLGPPPPLRVGEPVALSEEERLKLAQQQAALLMQQEERAKQQGDHSLKEHELLEQQKRAAVLLEQERQQEIAKMGTPVPRPPQDMGQIGVRTPLGPRVAAPVGPVGPTPTVLPMGAPVPRPRGPPPPPGDENREMDDPSVGPKIPQALEKILQLKESRQEEMNSQQEEEEMETDARSSLGQSASETEEDTVSVSKKEKNRKRRNRKKKKKPQRVRGVSSESSGDREKDSTRSRGSDSPAADVEIEYVTEEPEIYEPNFIFFKRIFEAFKLTDDVKKEKEKEPEKLDKLENSAAPKKKGFEEEHKDSDDDSSDDEQEKKPEAPKLSKKKLRRMNRFTVAELKQLVARPDVVEMHDVTAQDPKLLVHLKATRNSVPVPRHWCFKRKYLQGKRGIEKPPFELPDFIKRTGIQEMREALQEKEEQKTMKSKMREKVRPKMGKIDIDYQKLHDGFFKWQTKPKLTIHGDLYYEGKEFETRLKEKKPGDLSDELRISLGMPVGPNAHKVPPPWLIAMQRYGPPPSYPNLKIPGLNSPIPESCSFGYHAGGWGKPPVDETGKPLYGDVFGTNAAEFQTKTEEEEIDRTPWGELEPSDEESSEEEEEEESDEDKPDETGFITPADSGLITPGGFSSVPAGMETPELIELRKKKIEEAMDGSETPQLFTVLPEKRTATVGGAMMGSTHIYDMSTVMSRKGPAPELQGVEVALAPEELELDPMAMTQKYEEHVREQQAQVEKEDFSDMVAEHAAKQKQKKRKAQPQDSRGGSKKYKEFKF from the exons ATGGCGACCGAGCATCCCGAGCCTCCCAAAGCGGAATTGCagctgccgccgccgccacctCCAGGCCACTATGGCGCCTGGGCTGCCCAGGAGCTTCAGGCCAAGTTGGCAGAGATCGGAGCTCCGATCCAGG GTAATCGCGAGGAGCTGGTGGAGCGGCTGCAGACCTACACGCGCCAG ACTGGCATCGTGCTGAATCGGCCGGTTTTGAGAGGGGAAGATGGGGACAAAGCCGCTCCACCTCCCATGTCAGCGCAG CTCCCTGGAATTCCCATGCCACCACCACCTTTGGGACTCCCCCCTTTGCAGCCTCCTCCGcctcccccaccacctccaccaggCCTTGGCCTTGGCTTTCCTATGGCCCACCCACCAAATTTGGGGCCCCCGCCTCCTCTCCGTGTGGGTGAGCCAGTGGCACTGTCAGAGGAGGAGCGGCTGAAGTTGGCTCAGCAGCAGGCGGCATTGCTGATGCAGCAGGAGGAACGTGCCAAGCAG caggGAGATCATTCGCTGAAGGAACATGAGCTCTTGGAGCAGCAGAAGCGG GCAGCTGTGTTATTGGAGCAGGAACGACAGCAGGAGATTGCCAAGATGGGCACCCCAGTCCCTCGGCCCCCACAAGACATGGGCCAGATTGGTGTGCGCACTCCTCTGGGTCCTCGAG TAGCTGCTCCAGTGGGCCCAGTGGGCCCCACTCCTACAGTTTTGCCCATGGGAGCCCCTGTTCCCCGGCCTCGTGGTCCCCCACCGCCCCCCGGAGATGAGAACAGAGAG ATGGATGACCCCTCTGTGGGCCCCAAGATCCCACAGGCTTTGGAGAAGATCCTGCAGCTGAAGGAGAGCCGCCAGGAAGAGATGAACTCTCAGCAGG aggaagaggaaatggaaacAGATGCTCGCTCATCCCTGGGCCAGTCAGCGTCAGAGACTGAGGAGGACACAGTGTCCGTATCTAAAAAGGAG AAAAACCGTAAGCGCAGGAAccgaaagaagaagaaaaagccccAGCGGGTGCGAGGGGTGTCCTCTGAGAGCTCTGGGGACCGGGAGAAAGACTCAACCCGATCCCGTGGCTCTGACTCCCCAGCAGCTGATGTTGAGATTGAGTATGTGACTGAAGAACCTGAAATTTACGAGCCCAACTTTATCTTCTTTAAGAGGATCTTTGAGGCTTTTAAG CTCACTGATGAtgtgaagaaggagaaggagaaggagccaGAGAAACTTGACAAATTGGAGAACTCTGCAGCCCCCAAGAAGAAGGGATTTGAAGAGGAGCACAAGGACAGTGATGATGAcagcagtgatgatgagcag GAAAAGAAGCCAGAAGCCCCCAAGCTGTCCAAGAAGAAGTTGCGCCGAATGAACCGCTTCACTGTGGCTGAACTCAAGCAG CTGGTGGCACGGCCCGATGTTGTGGAGATGCACGATGTGACAGCGCAGGACCCTAAGCTCTTGGTTCACCTCAAGGCCACTCGGAACTCCGTGCCTGTGCCACGCCACTGGTGTTTTAAGCGCAAGTACCTGCAGGGCAAACGGGGTATTGAGAAGCCCCCCTTCGAGCTGCCAGACTTCATCAAACGCACAGGCATCCAGGAGATGCGAGAGGCCCTGCAGGAGAAG GAAGAACAGAAGACCATGAAGTCAAAAATGCGAGAGAAAGTTCGGCCTAAGATGGGCAAAATTGACATCGACTACCAGAAACTGCATGATGGCTTCTTCAAGTGGCAGACCAAGCCAAAGCTGACCATCCATGGGGACCTGTACTATGAG GGGAAGGAGTTCGAGACACGACTGAAGGAGAAGAAGCCAGGAGATCTGTCTGATGAGCTAAGGATTTCCTTGGGGATGCCAGTAGGACCA AATGcccacaaggtccctcccccGTGGCTGATTGCCATGCAGCGATACGGACCACCCCCATCGTATCCCAACCTGAAAATCCCTGGGCTGAACTCGCCCATCCCTGAG AGCTGTTCCTTTGGGTACCATGCTGGTGGCTGGGGCAAACCTCCAGTGGATGAGACTGGGAAACCGCTCTATGGGGACGTGTTTGGAACCAATGCTGCTGAATTTCAG ACCAAGACTGAGGAGGAAGAGATTGATCGGACCCCTTGGGGGGAACTGGAACCATCTGATGAAGAATCctcagaagaagaggaagaggaagaaagtgaTGAAGACAAACCAGATGAGACAGGCTTTATTACCCCTGCAGACAG TGGCCTCATCACTCCTGGAGGCTTCTCATCAGTGCCTGCTGGAATGGAGACCCCTGAACTCATTGAGCTGAGGAAGAAGAAGATCGAGGAGGCGATGGATGG AAGTGAGACACCTCAGCTCTTCACCGTGTTGCCAGAGAAGAGAACAGCCACTGTTGGGGGAGCCATGATGGGATCAACCCACATTTATGACATGTCCACG GTTATGAGCCGGAAGGGCCCAGCTCCTGAACTGCAAGGTGTGGAAGTGGCGCTGGCGCCTGAGGAGTTGGAGCTTGATCCTATGGCCATGACCCAGAAGTATGAGGAGCATGTGCGGGAGCAGCAGGCTCAAGTAGAGAAGGAGGACTTCAGCGACATGGTGGCTGAGCATGCTGCCAAACAGAAG caaaagaaacggaAAGCTCAGCCCCAGGACAGCCGTGGGGGCAGCAAGAAATACAAAGAGTTCAAGTTTTAG